TTAGTTCTCACTCAGAGGTATCAAGTCTGAAAAAGGAATCTGCCTCCAAAAATCAAAGAGGATAAGAACACAACTCTCACAGgtcgattttttttaaaaacgtttttttcaaGAATTTTCTCAGACACGGACAAGATGTCCCAGCATGCAGCTTTGACCGGCCTTTTTGGCGATGACCCTTTCTTCAGCCAAGATCAGCCGCTTTGGCCGCTGCGGCAGGAGTCCCTTCCCTCACTGCAGCAAGACTTTTTCAACCAGAGAACCAAGCTGGCGGACAGCCTCCTGAGGGAGCTCCATGATGGGACTCACCTGACTAGACTCTGCCAGTTTCCCTTCTTTTCTAACACTTTGGCGAGGTATGGTAAAAGCAGTTGATCTCAGTTATGTAACAGATTGGATTTATATGTGGCTGATTTCAAActggatgttgtttgttctgACCTTAAAGTGTTAATAAGTTGGCAATGCAAGCTAAACTGAATACccaagtcttttaaaaaatgttctcttAAGTTGTTTGATGTCGATGGGTCTCATGTCTTGTGATTAGAGTTAATTGTTTTCTGCCTAAGAATGGCATGAGCTTGGATGAACTACAGAAGCTATTAGCTCAAAGTTGCCTATAAGTCTGGTCAGCTTACGAGAAGCTCACATTccctccaaaacaaaaaaaaacagaatttgtcAGTAAAGCACTGTGGACACTTTATTTTAGGTCTTTATTAGGATGCTACAAacatttgtgttcatttttgcCCACTACTGAAACTTACCAAGTGTGAATATGTATCATCATCTGATTCAAACATTTAGTTAGTGTAGGTTTGAAAGAGTCCTTTGATACCAATGCATTCATGAAGTCATTCAGCTGATTCTGATTGAGATCTTGTTTCCCTTTCAGGCTTAGTGATGataagcagcagagagagacttCTAGCACGGAGCTACAGAAGAATAACAAAGATGACCTCCTGGTGACCCTAGATGCCCGTGGTTATTCCCCCAATGACATCACTGTCAAAGTGGAGGGGCGGAGCCTTGCAGTGGTTGCCATGAAGCAGGCTGGAGCAGAAGAGACACAGTCtcgctcttcctcttcctcctgtgcTTCGTTCTGCTCCTCTGCCTCA
This Labrus bergylta chromosome 16, fLabBer1.1, whole genome shotgun sequence DNA region includes the following protein-coding sequences:
- the hspb9 gene encoding heat shock protein beta-9; translation: MSQHAALTGLFGDDPFFSQDQPLWPLRQESLPSLQQDFFNQRTKLADSLLRELHDGTHLTRLCQFPFFSNTLARLSDDKQQRETSSTELQKNNKDDLLVTLDARGYSPNDITVKVEGRSLAVVAMKQAGAEETQSRSSSSSCASFCSSASSKTGFVQKIDLPAHLDLSGLSCSLMDDGQLRIHAPAAKQLSSGESEGPIRFRSSLEFPITKEKTEEEHKD